A DNA window from Streptomyces bacillaris contains the following coding sequences:
- a CDS encoding DUF5941 domain-containing protein, with product MLTAADAGDAAALLAAVPAGRRVALVDPRFVGHVHALRLGLTDPRFPAATVPGALTAQAEARPALVGALQRTTAAVGAGAPAAEPEAGADAAPQTGAEPMTGQTVGQATGQSAAPAADPAAEDPTLPGRIAAALEAEGTPVHRPALGSLVAAVPADAEQEAAAVAGLTSVDDEAVRLRSAVKAHDGFFTTFCISPYSRYIARWCARRGLTPNQVTTASLVTALVAAGAAATGTRGGYIAAGLLLLVSFVLDCTDGQLARYSLQYSTMGAWLDATFDRAKEYAFYAGLAIGAVRGGDDVWTLALGAMVLQSCRHVVDFSFNEANHDAVANTSPTAALSNKLDSVGWTVWARRMIVLPIGERWAMIAVLTALTTPRIVFYALLVGCSLAACYTTAGRLLRSLTRKARRTDRAAQALADLADSGPLAQAVAAVAPGLRGAFTVPAAALLGALVMVGSALFLRYGSWLTVAAAGVYVLLSGLAVARPLKGALDWLVPPVFRAAEYVTILVLAARSDVPHAVPAAFGLVSAVAYHHYDTVYRIRGGTGAPPGWLVRTIGGHEGRTALVAVLAAVLTHASGFTTALTALAVAVALVVLVESIRFWVSSSAPAVHDEGELA from the coding sequence GTGCTCACCGCCGCCGACGCCGGTGACGCCGCAGCACTCCTCGCCGCCGTCCCGGCCGGCCGCCGGGTCGCCCTCGTCGACCCGCGCTTCGTGGGCCACGTCCACGCGCTGCGGCTCGGGCTGACCGACCCGCGCTTCCCCGCCGCCACTGTCCCCGGCGCGCTCACCGCCCAGGCGGAGGCCCGCCCGGCCCTGGTAGGCGCGCTCCAGCGCACCACCGCGGCGGTCGGTGCGGGCGCTCCCGCCGCCGAACCGGAAGCTGGGGCGGACGCCGCCCCGCAGACCGGCGCAGAGCCGATGACAGGCCAGACAGTCGGCCAGGCGACCGGTCAGTCGGCCGCCCCGGCGGCCGACCCGGCAGCCGAGGACCCCACCCTCCCCGGCCGCATCGCCGCAGCGCTGGAGGCCGAGGGCACCCCCGTCCACCGCCCCGCGCTCGGCTCCCTGGTCGCGGCCGTCCCCGCCGACGCCGAGCAGGAGGCCGCCGCCGTGGCCGGGCTCACCTCGGTCGACGACGAGGCGGTACGGCTGCGCAGCGCGGTCAAGGCCCACGACGGGTTCTTCACCACCTTCTGCATCAGCCCCTACTCCCGCTACATCGCCCGCTGGTGCGCCCGCCGGGGCCTCACCCCCAACCAGGTCACCACCGCATCGCTGGTCACCGCGCTCGTCGCGGCGGGCGCGGCGGCCACCGGAACCCGCGGCGGCTACATCGCGGCCGGGCTCCTGCTCCTGGTCTCCTTCGTGCTCGACTGCACCGACGGGCAGCTCGCCCGCTACTCGCTGCAGTACTCCACGATGGGCGCCTGGCTGGACGCCACCTTCGACCGGGCCAAGGAGTACGCGTTCTACGCGGGCCTCGCCATCGGCGCCGTACGCGGCGGTGACGACGTCTGGACCCTGGCGCTCGGCGCGATGGTCCTCCAGTCCTGCCGCCACGTCGTGGACTTCTCGTTCAACGAGGCCAACCACGACGCGGTCGCCAACACCAGCCCCACCGCCGCCCTCTCCAACAAGCTCGACAGCGTCGGCTGGACGGTCTGGGCGCGCCGGATGATCGTGCTGCCGATCGGTGAGCGCTGGGCCATGATCGCCGTGCTCACGGCCCTGACCACTCCGCGCATCGTCTTCTACGCCCTGCTCGTCGGCTGCTCCCTCGCCGCCTGCTACACCACGGCGGGCCGCCTGCTGCGCTCGCTGACCCGCAAGGCCCGGCGCACCGACCGGGCCGCGCAGGCCCTGGCGGACCTGGCCGACTCGGGACCGCTCGCCCAGGCCGTCGCCGCCGTCGCCCCCGGCCTCCGGGGCGCGTTCACGGTCCCCGCCGCGGCCCTGCTCGGGGCGCTCGTGATGGTCGGCTCGGCGCTCTTCCTCCGGTACGGCAGCTGGCTCACCGTCGCCGCCGCCGGGGTGTACGTGCTCCTCTCCGGCCTCGCCGTCGCCCGCCCGCTCAAGGGCGCGCTGGACTGGCTGGTGCCGCCGGTCTTCCGGGCCGCCGAGTACGTCACGATCCTGGTGCTGGCCGCGCGCAGTGACGTCCCCCACGCCGTTCCCGCGGCATTCGGGCTGGTTTCGGCCGTCGCCTACCATCACTACGACACGGTGTACCGCATCCGCGGAGGCACCGGCGCGCCGCCCGGGTGGCTGGTGCGGACGATCGGTGGACACGAGGGCCGCACCGCGCTGGTGGCCGTCCTCGCCGCCGTACTCACCCACGCCTCAGGTTTCACCACCGCGCTCACCGCCCTCGCGGTGGCCGTGGCTCTGGTGGTGCTCGTGGAGTCCATCCGCTTCTGGGTGTCCTCCTCGGCCCCCGCCGTACACGACGAAGGAGAACTCGCATGA